One genomic segment of Panicum virgatum strain AP13 chromosome 2N, P.virgatum_v5, whole genome shotgun sequence includes these proteins:
- the LOC120660292 gene encoding uncharacterized protein LOC120660292 isoform X1, with product MEVGIEAARWVVGKALGAASGGVLEAWAASSELGPNIRALRMELLYAQGMLNNARSRGYGYGPEIQNPALGELLRELRDQAYRADDVLDELDYFRIQDELDGTYHAADEHAGGCLRNHALNARHTARNIRKMLGFSKCSSSSAADHDQQDEDNTSGRGVKCGHCVGLAHALGPKQLLMMMSKKKMQAAEELYVELSGRVEGPPQRRQGRRRPTGTRATRRFMPAACLGLPPLPLASPTLSCSSNFTSSSLILFWTYSRTVLCLQVGDSTVVFSTCNFHPVHKHMTSLLFAYGAYMLLSCSSYCRSWFFGRCGIHTLWTG from the exons ATGGAGGTGGGCATCGAGGCAGCGCGTTGGGTGGTCGGAAAGGCCCTGGGAGCCGCCTCGGGCGGGGTGCTGGAGGCCTGGGCGGCGAGCTCCGAGCTCGGCCCCAACATCCGGGCTCTCAGGATGGAGCTGCTCTACGCGCAGGGGATGCTCAACAACGCCCGCAGCCGCGGCTACGGCTACGGCCCGGAGATCCAGAACCCGGCCCTGGGCGAGCTGCTCCGGGAGCTCCGGGACCAGGCTTACCGGGCCGACGATGTGCTGGACGAGCTCGACTACTTCCGCATCCAGGACGAGCTCGACGGCACCTACCATGCGGCCGACGAGCATGCCGGGGGCTGCCTCCGCAACCACGCTCTGAATGCCCGCCACACCGCCAGAAACATCAGGAAGATGCTGGGCTTCTCCAAGTGCTCCAGCAGCTCTGCTGCTGACCACGATCAGCAAGATGAAGATAATACAAGTGGCCGAGGAGTCAAGTGTGGACACTGTGTTGGGCTTGCCCATGCCTTGGGCCCAAAACAGCTCCTGatgatgatgagcaagaagaagatgcaggccgccgaggagctctATGTGGAGCTGTCTGGCCGTGTGGAAGGGCCACCCCAGcgccgccaaggccgccgccgaccaACCGGAACCAGAGCGACCAGGCGGTTCATGCCGGCTGCATGTCTAGGATTGCCTCCGCTGCCTCTGGCATCACCAACACTGTCG TGTTCTTCAAATTTTACATCTTCTAGCCTCATATTATTCTGGACATACTCACGCACTGTTTTATGTCTCCAAGTTGGAGACTCAACTGTGGTATTCTCAACATGTAACTTCCATCCTGTACACAAG CATATGACTAGCTTGTTGTTTGCATATGGTGCTTATATGCTACTTAGCTGCTCTTCTTATTGTCGATCATGGTTCTTTGGCAGATGTGGGATACATACTCTTTGGACAGGCTAG
- the LOC120660292 gene encoding uncharacterized protein LOC120660292 isoform X2 yields MEVGIEAARWVVGKALGAASGGVLEAWAASSELGPNIRALRMELLYAQGMLNNARSRGYGYGPEIQNPALGELLRELRDQAYRADDVLDELDYFRIQDELDGTYHAADEHAGGCLRNHALNARHTARNIRKMLGFSKCSSSSAADHDQQDEDNTSGRGVKCGHCVGLAHALGPKQLLMMMSKKKMQAAEELYVELSGRVEGPPQRRQGRRRPTGTRATRRFMPAACLGLPPLPLASPTLSEQFDLHTS; encoded by the exons ATGGAGGTGGGCATCGAGGCAGCGCGTTGGGTGGTCGGAAAGGCCCTGGGAGCCGCCTCGGGCGGGGTGCTGGAGGCCTGGGCGGCGAGCTCCGAGCTCGGCCCCAACATCCGGGCTCTCAGGATGGAGCTGCTCTACGCGCAGGGGATGCTCAACAACGCCCGCAGCCGCGGCTACGGCTACGGCCCGGAGATCCAGAACCCGGCCCTGGGCGAGCTGCTCCGGGAGCTCCGGGACCAGGCTTACCGGGCCGACGATGTGCTGGACGAGCTCGACTACTTCCGCATCCAGGACGAGCTCGACGGCACCTACCATGCGGCCGACGAGCATGCCGGGGGCTGCCTCCGCAACCACGCTCTGAATGCCCGCCACACCGCCAGAAACATCAGGAAGATGCTGGGCTTCTCCAAGTGCTCCAGCAGCTCTGCTGCTGACCACGATCAGCAAGATGAAGATAATACAAGTGGCCGAGGAGTCAAGTGTGGACACTGTGTTGGGCTTGCCCATGCCTTGGGCCCAAAACAGCTCCTGatgatgatgagcaagaagaagatgcaggccgccgaggagctctATGTGGAGCTGTCTGGCCGTGTGGAAGGGCCACCCCAGcgccgccaaggccgccgccgaccaACCGGAACCAGAGCGACCAGGCGGTTCATGCCGGCTGCATGTCTAGGATTGCCTCCGCTGCCTCTGGCATCACCAACACTGTCG GAACAATTTGACCTTCATACATCATAA
- the LOC120660290 gene encoding pentatricopeptide repeat-containing protein At2g37320-like, which yields MPNHLISYFINRAVQPALAAIHLVVAKFGTSSALERSGKQGRGNIHNALKVLDLIPTKQHYGEDEVPSHHRLINNCMSDILGVRSKWNVVHKRKEDFVNSSSNQSRPKGSNVVSSSVSVCPSMTRPTKDMLMQIVELHRRGGISSDASILASALSACSDRKTLTGGAQLQALLVKVGYDSSVLVGSSLVSFYSRCGQLENAHRVFQGMAAKNTVSWTALISGYAQDNQVEPCLHLFALMRQSVCKPNDVTFVTIFRVCTNHAFLGLGKSVQGLQMKMGFDSYVHVSNALISMYAKCGSIVEARAIFESIACKDVVSWNSMIFGYSQHGLAEHCLDLLKEMEGHIMLDAISFLGVLSSCRHACLVTEGRRCFRAMIEHGIKPELDHYSCMVDLLGRAGLLDEAWDLIQTMSMPPNGVIWGSLLASCRLHGSVLIGIQAAEHRLKLEPGCAATHVQLANLYASIGCWSDVARVRKVMKERGLKTNIGCSWIEVGNKVYTFTAENRSKSQVNDVLAILDCLQSHMDHKYDTLIDGLDWDDPEHIMLSLNTI from the coding sequence ATGCCCAATCATCTCATCTCCTATTTCATCAACCGGGCTGTTCAACCAGCGTTGGCGGCAATTCATCTAGTCGTTGCAAAATTTGGTACATCCTCAGCACTTGAGAGATCAGGAAAGCAAGGGCGTGGCAACATTCACAATGCATTGAAGGTCTTGGATCTTATACCAACCAAGCAACATTATGGTGAAGACGAAGTTCCATCCCATCACCGCCTTATCAATAATTGTATGTCTGACATCCTGGGAGTTCGATCAAAATGGAATGTTGTGCATAAGAGAAAAGAAGACTTTGTTAACTCAAGCTCAAATCAATCACGGCCTAAAGGCAGTAATGTTGTCTCAAGTAGTGTCTCAGTTTGCCCTTCCATGACTAGACCCACAAAGGACATGCTTATGCAGATAGTGGAGCTGCATAGGAGAGGGGGCATCAGTTCAGATGCATCTATTTTGGCATCTGCGCTGAGTGCCTGTTCTGATAGGAAAACTCTTACTGGAGGTGCACAGCTTCAGGCTTTACTAGTGAAAGTAGGATATGACTCCTCTGTCCTTGTTGGCAGCTCACTGGTCAGCTTTTATTCAAGATGTGGCCAGTTGGAAAATGCTCACCGGGTTTTCCAGGGCATGGCAGCAAAAAATACTGTGTCATGGACAGCACTTATTTCTGGTTATGCCCAGGATAATCAGGTGGAGCCATGTCTCCATTTATTTGCACTGATGAGGCAGTCAGTGTGCAAGCCAAATGACGTCACATTTGTAACTATATTCAGAGTGTGCACTAACCATGCATTTCTTGGACTAGGTAAAAGTGTTCAAGGCCTACAAATGAAAATGGGTTTCGACTCTTATGTGCATGTGTCCAATGCATTGATATCAATGTATGCGAAGTGTGGGAGTATTGTTGAAGCTCGAGCCATATTTGAGAGCATTGCCTGCAAAGATGTTGTCTCTTGGAACTCcatgatttttggatattcacAGCATGGCCTTGCTGAGCATTGCCTAGACTTGCTGAAAGAAATGGAAGGGCACATAATGCTGGATGCGATATCCTTCCTAGGTGTGCTTTCGTCATGCCGGCATGCATGCCTTGTAACGGAAGGCCGACGCTGCTTCAGGGCAATGATTGAACATGGAATAAAACCAGAGCTGGATCATTACTCATGTATGGTTGATCTCCTTGGCCGTGCAGGGCTGCTGGATGAAGCTTGGGATCTGATCCAGACGATGTCCATGCCTCCAAATGGTGTCATATGGGGCTCCCTGCTAGCTTCTTGTAGGCTGCACGGAAGCGTTTTGATTGGCATACAGGCTGCAGAGCACCGTCTCAAGCTTGAACCAGGTTGTGCTGCAACTCATGTGCAGCTAGCGAATTTGTATGCAAGCATTGGCTGCTGGAGTGATGTGGCAAGAGTGAGGAAGGTGATGAAGGAGAGAGGGCTGAAGACGAACATTGGGTGCAGTTGGATAGAAGTTGGCAATAAAGTTTATACTTTTACAGCAGAAAACAGATCAAAGAGCCAGGTCAACGATGTTCTGGCCATACTTGATTGCTTGCAGTCCCATATGGATCACAAGTATGATACATTGATTGATGGGCTGGATTGGGATGATCCTGAGCATATCATGCTAAGCTTGAACACTATATAA